In Lytechinus variegatus isolate NC3 chromosome 13, Lvar_3.0, whole genome shotgun sequence, the DNA window ttgttttcccgCGCGGAGCGCGGAAGAAAAATTTTGTATAAAGAGAGAAGAACGTCTCGTTtaggtttttgtttttttgacttaaaaaaaagaaggaaaaaatacaacaaagccatacctttcttccctttccttctttccatttttctttttctccctttccccttctttttttctttttggggcgTTTTTTGGAGGCGGCGACCGCCCCAccgccccctggctacgcgcctgcttATCCTACCACACTCCCTCTAAACATGGACGCTACCACTTTGGCTTTCTCATGTACTGTTCAAATGCGAAAAATAAAGTGTTGCGTGAAGACAAACGGTGCTAATACCCTCAAatgtaacaatatttttatttttttcataaagaataaataggcGATTTAACGGTCACAACATGCACTTTTGTAATAATGgaatattttgatataacaCTTCAATTGAATCTTTACCAAATTCATTAGCGGATACTCCAATCTCACAATATTGGctcttcatttttcctttccccctttttccaTGTACATGCACGTGAATATTGAGTGCAGTTCCATTTGTCATGGATTACTGGTGATATTGAATTTCTTTCAAAGCTGAATCAACATTGCcccgggacgccgggacaaagccTTTCCTGAAATTCGAATATGTGAATCTTTACAAATGTAGCTCCCGGTGTAGCTCGGTGTTTCCCGCATTTTAATGGTTGCGATTGATGATGCAAGCTGTTGTCATATAGAGCTCGAACTCGAATTGGAGAGCTAAATGAATAGAGTACAAGTTCAGTGCTAATCTTAGAGTAGGCCTACTTTATTCTAGGTCACATAGTCAATTCAACTTACACCTGTAGTAAGTTTTCTGAACAAGTAGTTCGTGTTTTACAAAAGCAACTCTGTTCAACACGGGGCTCAACATAATACCGGCGTTTGATCGTAGCAAGTTGAAATCATGACTTCAAAGAAGCGACTATGTCTGGACGACTTTGAGAAAGACGCTGAAGGATGCCTCGACCCTATGCTGTGGAATTTCTACAAGGGTGGGGCCGACGAGGAGGTCACTTTGCGGGACAGTCATGCTGCTTATTTAAGGTAGGTGAGGTCCAATCAGggctgcaaaaaaaaaaatattgttcaaactgtGTATTTCGTCATTATTTTATGTTAATCATACGCGGCGATTTAATGAGATTGTCACAATGCATTTttatttgggggagggggggggtggggggcgaTGGCGAGACCGTTACCCTCTGTCATTAGCAGCTGTACAAAATTCGACCCCCGGGGGCGGGGTCGCTCCTAGGGCTGTGGTGGCAGCAACGGGATTTTTATATAAGGGGGCAACGGTGTGGAGAGCGTGATACGTTACGTATATACTCCGTCGTTTGTTTTTTGGGGCGGGCAACTGGGAGAAACAATAAATTAACGGTTCTAACAGCATGGGTGAGGATCAATAAATGCCCCCGCGCGCCCCTTCCCCTTTTTGCCACTGCATGGCTGCTATACGTTCTTGTGCCGTAAATACAAAGACTTGACAATTCTGTTAATAACAGTCATGCCCTCATGCATGCAGTATCCGTATACCCAAACACATAGACCTACTTCCACCTAtgtttaatttacaaattgatgtccctttagaaaaaaaaatatatgtaaaaaatatataaatagttGTGCCTTTACACAAACGGTCATGATTTTCAGAGATTACACCATGTGCATTTCATCAAACTCTATCTGTTATACCACCATTAAAGTTCAATAGGGTACGTGGCATAAAGTCTTCATTGCGGATGcagtgtgtgtgttttttataGGATTGAATATTAACACGCAGAAATCATTATGACGGTCTGGAGTCATAATCAAGACAATTCACCTTCAGGGTCGAATGTTCTTTcatcacaaaaaaaagaaacaaagaaaatcatattatgTCTTATTCAATGATACTGCGTGTTATTATACCCCCGTTTCATGATCTGAATAGTCAATAAAATCGGCCAATGAACTGTGTCTTGGTCGAGACATCTTTATCCCTAATAGTCTCGTTACTCCATTTAAACAAGCTCTTAACCTTTAGAATTATCAACTTTCTTATCAACTACATGAAGCTAAATAACGCTCTGTATACCACATTCTCTATTCAACCACCATAATTTGCCCTGCACAGCCGACTTTTCTAATGAATCACTGGTAAAGAGAGGATGGGGGCGGAAGGGATGAGGCTTGAGGGCCCCCAAAATATCAACCCACTGGaagaacaaacaaaattaattttagtTCGAACGCCCAAATGACAATTTAATCTAGGATTACTTTGGGAAGGCCCTTAAAATGGACAactctttcattaaaaaaaagtctgaCACTAAGGCATTTTTTGTTATCCATCATTTAAAATTTCCCTATCCTCCTTGACGCCCGGCTGGCATAGGGAATTTAACGCAATGTCATTTGGTCATTTTAAAAGATCACATATACCTCCCAGGGGctcgttgcataaaactttttacctgagaaaactcaggtatttttttacctgagtttttgccctgtgttaaagtgaatggcagaaatcagactaagttttcatttgtttaccggagttttctcaGATATAAAGTTTAATGCAACAGGCTGCAGGAAGAGACAGAGATCTGTCCCTGAGATCTGCTTGCCCCTGCTTGAAAATTATCTgacgccgcccccccccccccaaatccTGTCCAAAAACCTGAATCTCTACCACTCCGTTCTTCTATATAGGTACCGTCTGAGGCCAAAGGTCCTACGTGACGTCTCCAGGAGGGACCTATCGACAACCATCTTGGGTCATAAGGTGTCGTTCCCTTGCGGTATCTCACCAACAGCATTCCATAAGGGAGCGCATCCAGATGGTGAGATCGCTACTGcaagaggtaaaaaaaaaatactatcgGATCAACTATTCTAAACGAGAAAAGCCTTTGCTTTCTAGGAGGGTAGTCCTTACTAATTATTGAAGTTTTGAATTCATCTtagatctttttttaattataaacaaaaacattagCTAATTCATAATAAGGCCTAGATAAATattacgagcgcgaagcgcgaacttaatgattttgatatgcCATGTATTTAAATCTAAGAATGGcactttttcaaaattatgaacatgtagtgcatgtaataaaataatcattgcgagcctgaaaattatattttgatactCCGACCAGAAAAACTGGACAGCTTAAGTACGTTTTAATAAACAACAATATATGAACTTTAACTTTGTGAAGGGCAAATTCACGATTTTTCATGGGGAGGGTCGTAATCTCAAGTAATGGCAAGAAAAATCAGGAACACCCTCGGCGACAAGACATGATGTCAAGGGTCTGAAAAGACGTGGTTGAGGGAAGGAATATTGTTTGTCACCGAAAGAGGGTCGTAATAAAccagggggggggttgaataaatcaaagaaatagatGGATCTCAAGACAGAGGAAGGAGCCATCGGTATCAATTTCATGAATAATTGTGTCACATTACCACAAGGGACCGCGAAACTATTATgaaaggggagggggctgaACATGCATAAATCCACTGTATAATAtttgatgataattttcatgtttttatacgTTTACTGAAAAAATAGAGAGGAATTAGCCCCCGGCCCTTCTTCCTCGGCACCTGATTATTGATTCAAGAGTGTGATTTGAttcttgattttattgatttctgtTATATTGTCTTAATTTAGTTTCtatccatcattatcattattattacttgttCCCATTAGCCGCCGCTTCCGCGGGTGTGTTCATGTCCTTAAGCTGTGGAGCAAATGTTCAGATCGAGGACATAACTAAGGCAGCTCCCGGTGGTCTACGAATGATGCAAACCCTCatctacaaaaataaaaatatcacagaACTGTTCTTGAGAAGGGCGGAGAACGCGGGCTACAACGGTAGGTGGGGAAAcgatgtttcttatatttaatTTCAGACGGCGCAGGGGCTGATCCAGTTTTCGCCATCGGGCGGGGGGGCTGGCTGagatattttccccgatcggtcCGTAAAAGCTAACTTTTATCTGTGAGGGGGTTGTCCTTACTAAAGACTAACGGGTGAATTAACATCTTAGCTTTGTATTCTTACAAATAAGCTAAGGAAGGTTTTCATACAGCAAAATAAAATGATGCTTGCACGAAGCAGGAGCTGAAAATTCTTAATATTCTGACCAAAAgattggacattctaagcacttttggtaatcatgaacaggatgggtaaCTAACTAAACATATAATgcaaacgcgaagcgcgagctgaaatttgtgatattcctaCCCAAAACATGACATTCTAACTTCAGAACAGGAAAGGGTATCTATCTaaacaaatgatgcgagcgcgaagcgcgacttgacaaaatttgatattctgacctaaaatttagacattttaagcacttttggtaatcatAAACAGGATGCTTATCTCACCAAACAACTTATTCGATATTGCAAACACAAAACTGgagttgaaaatatttgatatactGACCTAAGAAGGCGATATTCCAAAGACTGGTTGATGGAATAGACCTATACTTATCCCACTAATCTTATAACGTGAGCGCGTAGCGCGGCTAAAACATAATGTAATGAAAGCTCGAATTcggagcagaatttttttttgcatattgactACGAAACGGGATATTTTAAGTCCCGTGTTATTGAGAAGATTATTCCCCCTCAAACGGAAATAGTTTGTATAATGACCTGAAAGTTTGTCTATTTTTCTTTTCGCAcctttccttatttcatttatttcatcgatatccctccttttttctttcttctccccttctccatccttttttttctttgccccccccccaacctggatccgcctatgaaaatCACATCACTTCTCTTCTTTGATTCCATAGCTTTGCTGGTGACCGTCGATTTCGCTACCTACGGTCATCGCAGAAACGAAAAGGAGTTTGATCTTTATGGAGTAGTGAAGACCAATCCAGCTTACAAGAAATTGAAGTAAGATTACCCACCAAATTAATCAGACATTCTTCAAAGGTAGTTCAATGTTGGTCAATGTTTGGTAGTTGAAATTTGAGTCCAGCAATGGAATTCAGGGTTTTTTCGACAGGTTTTTGAATTTCCTAGAAATGGACATTTGCATTGGTGTGATTTCCTATATGTGTTTTCATTCATCATGAGATCACTGACAGCAACGAAAATACTACTTCCTGTATTATTTAGACTGAAAAAGTTTACATACAAAGTAAAGGTTGAATAGCAAATATAATGAAGAGAAAACAGAGATAGACAAATAAAGTTGATTAAAaccaacaaaaacaaagaaaaacgcTGGGAGGGAATAATTAACATGCAGGAGAAGGTATTATTCAGAGCCATTCTTTGTTAATATCAAAAGAATAATGCAATTTAGTTTGGATTCGATTCGATGGACAATATACTTGTATACTTTCCTACTCGTAGTTGGGAATTGGTAATATTGGGCTAAGTTTATGGCAGTGTAGAATAAGTGtggcaggttttttttttaatgtattttcttGTGGCTCAATGATAAGTTCTTTGTTCTCCTTTGGAAACACCACTCAgtgttacactctaaaaaaagacttacctaatattgggtaaaatgggaacatgcatctTGGGTTCCGAATCATTTAAAGGAATTTCGGTATAAAATGGAGGTGGGTACTGTCCACTTTTTCAAATCATGTACCATAAGAGTAAAAAAGAACCAATTTATTACGTGTCGGAGATTTTGTGAATGGACAATGGACAGTGGAAAGTAACGATACACTAATGACAATTAATGCCGAAGTGTTTGttgtgtattaaaaaaaataattgttccTTCCATGTCTTGAGATGTGTTAACATGGAAATGATGGGTATTAAGGAAGAAGCTGATCAGTTCAAGGCAGCGGGTGATAAGCTTCTCTGGGAGTATAACGATACCAGTGATGACTCGGCGACCTGGGACTACATCCGTAGACTCAAGAAGATATCATCAATCCCCATCGTGGTCAAAGGCATACTGACCGGTAAGTGGTTTCACATAATTTATAGTAAtgaccactagcgtacctaagggggggggcagagtgcccccctgacgagtcacaactcatgcaggggacgtatccctgccccccccccctacgagtcacaactgatccaggggacgtgccccccccccttgagaagccaAATTAATGATAtctaatgtaaaaatgcaatgaaaacagacgtgtgccccctcttttaacctttttttttgcttgtcaaattttttctggTAAGAGAtccttaatttttggttgaagaccaccttttttttttttgctcgtcacattttttcgcggacgaaatatcctcACTTTGCCCCCTTTTAGAAAATCCTAGATACGCCAGTGGTAATGACAAGTCCATTTATATAACTAAAATACTATATGCATATACTATTGTGctcaatattttgtattattattattatataaaccCCGGCTGTGGCTGACGGAGCCGCCATAACAGGAGTCAGAGCATTCAACGTGTTCAAGGAATAGATCCTACAAgtacccattaacctcacctgggtcaagagcAGCAACTGTGGATAAATATCTTCCTGAAGGAAATTAACGCCTAGAGAATGATTCGAATTCACGACCTCTAATTGAATATTGATAGTCATTACCATTGTTTTTGATGGTATATCTAGTCGTTGATGAATGAGTTATATTTGTTCATTCTATTGTATGtgtgatgaagaaatgacattgATGGTAGATTATATTCATttggtaatcatggtaataaagACGTTATATTGGATTTAATTATAATGGGTACAAGGCTTCATATTCATTGGTTGATGAAAAAGATATATTGATCTAATTGATGGTATATTCACTGGGTGACGAACAAGTTATATTGATGGTATATTCACTGGGTGACGAACATGATATATAGATTTTATATTCACTGGGTGACGAATAATTTATATTAATTGTATATTCACTGGGCGACGAACAAGTTATATTGATGGAATATtcaccagtggcgtagctaggatttttttcccggggggggggcactgggggtccttgctttttcaggggggggcacggccatttttccggtgtgtgtgtatgtttcacaagggcggatccgactttcgccaataggggacggggcccgaaattatcttcacctatattttccccgatcagtcacttcttacttttattcttataaaacaacataaacatgaaataatcccATAAGTCTTAtgaaagtgcgagcgcgaagcgcgagcgatttttttttttactttcatgtatatttcctgaaaatttaattttctgggcaatgttatgtgtgatcctgaacaagattcgtatgtaacttgatggttactgcgaatgccaatatatttcaatagtgcaagcgcgagcaaatttttttgacattccgacctaaaaaattggtcattctaatttttgtatcaataaatgggataggtatgtaactaaacaattgatgcgagagaTGAAGAAAATTAAGATTTTGGACCTAAaggcgggacactctattcatattttctaaATCTTAATAGGATATaatcaattgggtatcattaataatgcgatcgtgaagcatgagcagacaattattgatattctgatgtgaaactggataatttaagtacattttaaataaagaacatgcaggctatcgcacATGTTTAAGATATAGACCTAGAAtcaatctgggcattctaaatacatttgtttaatggaacattatggaatacacgtagacaatatgacttggcaaatcaaacaatatgACCACGCAGCGtaagcttaaaatgctgatatgtagaccataaaacggacattttacagaccactaaaatttgtaaatgaaaaaaaaataatgaaagctcgatgtctgagctaaaatatgttttgtatattgacttcaaaacttgctccatattagcctattgaacaagatatgaatctcatcgaacaggcaattctggcgcaaagcgcaagcaaaatttttatgtagtaacatgaaagatttgtttttaattgcaagtcttcctcttcttattttcctcttcttttttttcttttgtctttcttcttttccttttttattttcttctttttccctttttctttctttttttttactctgccatttttttttttttttttttttttgggggggaacctgggggggcacaccaaatctcaggggggggggcacgtgcaagccagccccccccccccgtagctacgccctGATATTCACTGGGTGACGAATAAGTTATGTTGGTAGTATATTCACTGGGTGACGAACAAGTTATATCGATGGAATATTTACTGGGTGACGAACAAGTAATATTTATGATATATTCACTGAGTGACGAATAAGTTATTTGATGTTATATTCACTGATTGATGAAGATGTTAAATAAATGCTATATACACTGGGTGacaaataatttatattgataGTATATTCAATGGGTGACAAATAATTTATGTTGATGGTATATTCACTGAGTGACGAATAATTTATATTGATGGTATATTGACTGGGTGACGAATAATTTATAATGATGCTATATACACTGGGTGACGAAAATTTTTTATAGATGGTATATTCACTGGGTGACGAATAATTTATATAGATGGTATATTCACTGGgtgatgaataaaatatattgatggTATATTAACTGAGTGACGAACAAGTTAGATTGGTGGTATTGGTTAGTGGTTAGCGAATAAGTTATATTGTGGTATATTCACTGGTTGACGAACAAGTTATATTTATGGTATATTCACTGAGTGACGAAGAAGTTATTTGAT includes these proteins:
- the LOC121426629 gene encoding hydroxyacid oxidase 1-like; translation: MTSKKRLCLDDFEKDAEGCLDPMLWNFYKGGADEEVTLRDSHAAYLRYRLRPKVLRDVSRRDLSTTILGHKVSFPCGISPTAFHKGAHPDGEIATARAAASAGVFMSLSCGANVQIEDITKAAPGGLRMMQTLIYKNKNITELFLRRAENAGYNALLVTVDFATYGHRRNEKEFDLYGVVKTNPAYKKLKCVNMEMMGIKEEADQFKAAGDKLLWEYNDTSDDSATWDYIRRLKKISSIPIVVKGILTGEMAREAVGAGVDGIMVSAHGGRQLDTAIAPLDALPEVVEAVKGSNVEVYIDGGVRTGTDIIKALALGARAAFIGRPVIYGLACEGEEGVKEVLGLLKNEFSRAMAFTGCARIEDIDKSLVSHRRWMYYDSKL